In a single window of the Hypanus sabinus isolate sHypSab1 chromosome 15, sHypSab1.hap1, whole genome shotgun sequence genome:
- the slc26a2 gene encoding sulfate transporter yields the protein MTSADSNNAECLVVVNNSTSCDMKNNKYSPIVLEEQEKEPLNVKKFAAKRLKKYFSCTRAKTKDFFFELFPIVRWLPKYKWKKWILGDIMSGLIVGILLVPQSIAYSLLAGQEPVYGLYTSFFACIIYFLMGTSRHISVGIFGVLCLMIGEVVERELQIAGYDLFNDSNSTDLFNYSVNICDRSCFAIRVGSTLTFMAGVYQVAMGIFQVGFISVYLSDSLLSGFATGASFTIITSQIKYLLGIRIPRANAPGALVKTWVSVFKNIHETNICDLVTSILCLLVLVPMKEINECYKSKLKAPIPGELLVVVVATLISHYGQLNAKFNSTVAGDIPTGFMVPSPPDWSLVPRIAIDAIPIAIIGFAITVTLSEMFAKKHGYTVKANQEMFAIGACNVIPAFFHCFTSSAALAKSLVKESTGCKTQLSSIITALVLLLVLLVIAPLFYSLQKCVLAVIIIVNLRGALRKFIDLPKMWKVSKVDTIVWFVTMLATALVSTELGLLIGVCFSVICVIARTQVPRATVLGNLKGTEIYEDLRKYKNLQNLPGIKIFRFEAPIYYANKEFFKRSLYKQTGINPTLVILARKKAEKKTNLELKQQPTVHSLSVAKSEVTQRLSCEEFDIHTIIIDCSVIQFLDTAGIATIKEVFKDYKEIGILVLLSNCNASVIDSLCNVEYFDKGYINGLFFYSIHDAVKFASNVHQKNGDREVNALG from the exons ATGACTTCAGCAGACTCTAATAATGCTGAATGTTTGGTGGTGGTCAATAATTCGACCTCGTGTGACATGAAGAACAATAAGTATTCTCCTATTGTTTTAGAAGAACAAGAAAAGGAACCATTAAATGTGAAGAAGTTTGCAGCAAAAAGGCTGAAGAAGTATTTCTCTTGCACCCGAGCAAAAACAAAAGACTTCTTTTTTGAATTATTTCCTATAGTAAGGTGGCTCCCAAAATataaatggaagaaatggattcTGGGCGATATCATGTCTGGGCTGATTGTAGGTATTTTGCTGGTTCCTCAGTCAATAGCTTATTCATTGCTTGCTGGGCAGGAACCAGTATATGGGCTTTATACCTCGTTCTTTGCCTGCATCATCTACTTTCTGATGGGAACATCAAGACACATCTCAGTTGGTATCTTTGGTGTGCTGTGCTTAATGATTGGCGAGGTAGTGGAAAGAGAGCTGCAGATTGCTGGTTATGACCTCTTCAATGACTCTAATAGCACTGATCTATTCAACTATTCAGTGAATATTTGTGACAGAAGCTGTTTTGCCATTCGTGTTGGCTCAACTTTGACCTTCATGGCAGGAGTGTACCAG GTGGCCATGGGCATCTTCCAAGTCGGATTCATATCAGTGTATCTGTCTGATTCCTTGCTCAGTGGATTTGCTACCGGAGCCTCATTCACCATTATCACCTCACAAATTAAGTACCTCCTTGGGATCCGTATTCCTCGTGCCAATGCTCCTGGTGCACTTGTGAAAACTTGGGTatctgtttttaaaaatatccatGAGACTAATATCTGTGATCTTGTAACCAGCATATTGTGTCTTCTGGTTTTGGTGCCGATGAAAGAGATAAACGAATGCTATAAATCAAAGTTAAAAGCACCAATTCCTGGTGAACTTCTGGTAGTAGTTGTTGCTACCTTGATCTCGCATTATGGCCAATTGAATGCAAAGTTTAATTCCACTGTTGCTGGAGACATACCTACTGGATTCATGGTACCTAGCCCTCCAGACTGGAGTCTTGTACCTCGAATTGCGATTGATGCCATTCCAATTGCTATCATTGGCTTTGCAATCACTGTAACTCTGTCAGAAATGTTTGCCAAGAAACATGGATACACTGTGAAAGCAAATCAAGaaatgtttgctattggtgcctgtAATGTAATCCCTGCCTTCTTTCATTGCTTTACGTCAAGTGCAGCCCTGGCAAAATCCCTTGTTAAAGAGTCCACCGGTTGCAAGACACAATTATCAAGTATAATCACTGCACTGGTACTTCTCCTTGTCCTGCTTGTGATTGCTCCACTTTTCTACTCCCTTCAGAAATGTGTGTTGGCCGTCATAATCATTGTAAATCTCAGGGGTGCTTTAAGAAAATTTATTGACTTGCCTAAAATGTGGAAGGTGAGCAAGGTAGACACCATCGTGTGGTTTGTTACAATGCTAGCGACAGCCCTTGTCAGCACAGAGTTGGGACTGTTGATTGGGGTTTGTTTCTCTGTAATTTGTGTAATTGCACGAACCCAGGTGCCAAGAGCCACTGTACTTGGAAATCTGAAGGGGACAGAAATATATGAAGACTTGAGGAAGTATAAAAATCTGCAAAATTTACCAGGTATCAAGATTTTTAGATTTGAAGCTCCAATATACTATGCAAACAAGGAATTTTTCAAGAGGTCCCTATATAAACAGACAGGAATTAATCCCACTTTGGTAATACTAGCCAGGAAAAAAGCTGAAAAGAAAACCAATCTGGAACTGAAACAACAACCAACAGTGCATTCTCTTTCTGTGGCTAAGTCTGAGGTTACGCAGCGATTGTCCTGCGAGGAGTTTGATATCCATACCATCATCATTGATTGCTCGGTTATTCAATTCTTGGATACTGCAGGGATAGCTACAATAAAGGAGGTTTTTAAAGATTACAAGGAGATTGGAATCTTGGTTCTTCTCTCAAACTGTAATGCTTCTGTTATTGATAGTCTCTGCAATGTGGAGTATTTTGATAAAGGTTACATCAATGGGTTGTTTTTTTACAGCATTCATGATGCTGTCAAGTTTGCTTCAAACGTACACCAAAAAAATGGTGACCGTGAGGTAAACGCTTTAGGTTAA